The window gattcactacctttgtcaagtcccaagggtgTTAAGGACACTCTcaccatactttatttacaaaggttcCCAAGATAGGGAAGGTTGCTgttctaatagtttatgtggatgacattgtttgGACTAGAGATGATCAAATAGAAATTagtcaactaaagcagagaatgggtgatgagTTTGAAGGATTtggaaaatttgaaatatttccttggaatggaggtggccagatctaaagaaggtatctcagtgtctcagagaaaatacaccattgatttgctaaccgagacatgtatgttgggatgtcgtcttgctgatactcctattgaattcaactatGAACTAGAAAACtttgatgatcaagttccagttgataaagaacaatatcagtgccttgtaggtaaattaatttacttatcccatactcgtcctgatatttcttttgctgtgagtgttgtcagccagtttatgcagaCTTCCTATtagaaacatatggaagctgttaacaTAATTCTGAGATATAtgaaaaatacacctggtaaagggttgatgtttagaaaaacaaatagaaagaccatagaggcatatactgactcagattggACAAGATCTGTTGTTGATTGAAAGTCTAcctccggttattgtacctttgtttggggcaatcttgtaacttggaggagtaagaagcaaagtgttgtggccagaaGCAGTCTGAGGTTGAATACAGAGCTttgagtttgggaatatgtgagaAAAATTTGGCTCTagaaagtcttgtcagatcttcatcaggaatgtgagacaccattgaagcttttttgtgataataaaactgctattagtattgctaacaacccaattcaacatgatagaactcaacatgttgagattgatcggtatttcatcaaagaaagacttgacagtggaagcatatgcattaCGTACATTCCTTCGAACCAACAGGTTGTTGATGTTCTCACCAAAGAGCTTCTCAGACCACACTTCGACTTTTGTATTAGTAAGTTGagactcattgatatttatgTCTCAACTTGGgagggagtgttagaattagtatgACTTTGttcttagagtatttttggaaaaaataatatagaagattttatttcctaaatctttcctaaattttttcctttcttactcctattgtattctatttattctctccatttatacctattgtattcattcataagaaaaataataaaaactaaagtatcgtggtttttctccaaGTTCTCGAGTTTCCACGTAAGCCTCATGTTggtgttaattgctttcaataaacAATATTCTTTTGTACCCATGAAATTGTCTTTTATTGTGGGCCAAGATTATACATACACAcactttatttcttttttattcaattCACATATCAAATGAGTGTTGGGAATTTGAAAAATATGCTTGAAAAaaacgtcatttagatttggccatccaaatctaaacaacatgTAGAaggaattttaaaaaatcatttgattGGGGTAGCAAAAtctgaacgatcgtgtataaaaaataaacgatcgtataccaaaagaatcttgaaaacaatcatttagccaaatctaaatgatcgtgtactaaataattatgaaagaaaaatcgtttagatttagctacctaaatctaaacaatgatgtaccaaatctaaatgatcgtgtaaccaaattaaacgatagtgtaccaaacaatagccatatctaaaccatggtgtatcaaatatattacgcacgttgttgacggcgtggttgacgggacattttggtattttccattgtgggcttGTGCGCTTTTtacgtttttgaaattgttcaataaagtgtaaatattttgttgttttgttatattttttaaaacccCCTAAATAATATATTGCAAtctatattttgtttattaacTATTGAATTAAAAtgtttcaaaaacaaaaatagtaattataaaaacaataacTATTTTAAGTAATGTTAAATTAAGTTCATTGAATTTaggagtcttttaaaaaatataaaaaagcggtaaatatttacattgtatagaacaattccgaaaataaaaaaagcccagaggcccaccatgtaaaataccaaaaatgtcccatcaactaCGCTGTCAACaacgcacgcgtaatatatttgcgatcttttagatttgactattgtttggtacacgattgtttagatatagctacaatttatttttcaattctatcgtttaattttttacacgatcgtttaatttggttacgtttaaatttggttacatgatcgtttagatttagatttagctattgtttggtataacgatcgtttagatatggctacaatttattttttcaattctatcgtttaattttgttacacgattgtttaatttggttacatttaaatttggttacacgatcgtttagatttaatcgtttagatttgggtttcgatttttttctcaaatcttagtacacgatcgtttagatttggctaaacgattttttaaaattttttgctatacaattgtttatttttttatacaatcgtttagatttggctaaacaattttttaaaattcttttactacacgattgcttattttttttatacgatcgtttagatttgtctatacgattgtttagatttgactaaatgatttttaaaattcttttggtacacgatcatgcAGATTTGTCTACcaatgaattattttctttacacgatcatttacatttggctattttaatctaaacgatttttttttagattttttatacacgattttttagatttgctatttttttgtacacggtcgtttagatttggttatccaaattcaaatgacgtaaaaagaagaaagaaaaagaagaaagataatggaaagaaatcacaacgaaaaagaagaaagacaatggaaagattaaacgatgtaaaaaagaatcagaaaagaaaaaagacgaagaaaatattaaacgatataaaaaagaatcaaaaataagaaaagacattgaaagaaatcacaaaatcagaaaagaagaaagacgatggaaagaaatcgcagcaaaaaaaaagaaaagaaaagaagaaagatgatggaaatatttaacgacgtaaaaaaataattaaaaaataagaaagattatggaaagaaatcgcagaaaaaaggagacgataaaagaaatcgcaggaggaagaatatgaaagaaatcacaagaggaagaagacgatttcatcgcgaggaagagcaaacctagaatatttaaaaaatggctaactttatgggctttgttacacgggctgtAAATACTTTagtatgtaagtttcccttcGAAATTTGGTTCCTATGGTTTggataaaattaaaagttagtCCATGTGgctttaaaatttagattttaattcATATGGTAACAATCTCCATGGTTTGTTAAATCCTCTTAAATAGTCTCTACCATATATGGGCTATTTACGAACCTTTTATCGAACCATAGAAGTAAATTCTAATTAACCATAAGACTTAAATTTTAACTTCTTCCAAATTACATtaacaaaaatttcaatttatcctattgttgaagaaattttttttggAGCCAATCATAAATtgtcacgtcatttactaaaataattgcatttttgattaattaaaaattgacatgtgtcccgaattaaatttaaagacaaattggccaattctaatgatgtcacatgtttttattatgacaattggatcgaattaattattttgatttacttaaatattatttacttgggctaaaattcaattaaaaaaaaaataagcttaatttagcctaaatgttaaatatgacccaaatccatgtgattgagcccataggtctggtccatggactaACTACGTCCAAGTCGATAAAAGCCCACTAGAGAACTCtatataaatagaggagttctcttcatttgtgggggttggaaatttttgactccaaAAGATCTAGAGAAAATTCTCGCAAGAACCTGAAGactcactagaagaaatctggcctttaatgtcagtttaaaaccgacattaaagggctttaatgtcacttggcgaccgacatctttgggagcgttattaaaggcatttaatgtcagttgagctttctttaatgttggttataaactaacatctttgatggtgttattgaaggtctttaatgtcaattggtctttaatgttggtggagaaccgacattaaagatatctttaatgtcgtttatgAGACATGTTTAGTGTCGTTTTtacaccgacattaaagacgtttttaattttgttttaaaccgacattaaagatgtctttaatatCAGATTTACACTATtttttatgacggcaaaaccgaCATTATTTGGCTTGAATTACGTCCGAAAATGTTCGTTATTGTATactgttaaaaataaaaaaaaattgtttgcaCGCTGGCTATAAAATGCCTACTATTCAATGGCAAACCTTATAACTATTTCACCTGCAATGCACGCAAGAATATCTAAAATTCTAGCATACACTTCCATagagaactacaacaaatacacatcatctaacacctacatataatcacatatcaataaacacaactgtATTCAACAccataagtccaactactccaaatcttccaatatatccacctatatataatcacatatcaaacCATGCATGTTGTCTTCCATGGCAACCAATAATAAATACATATAATGCACAAGATCAAACACAAGAAATCCTAGCACACAcatttccacacttccatataaaactacaacaaatacgcatcatccaacacctacatataatcacatattaataaacacaactatattcaacaccataagtccaactactccaaatcttccaatatatccacctatatatatatataatcacacatatcaaacaacgtACGCTGCcctccatggcaaaccaataataaacacttATAATGCACAagatccaacacctaaaataccaacacacttttccacacttccatatagtactgcaacaaatacgatcatccaacacctaaaataccagcacacctttccacacttctatatagtactacaacaaatacaatcatccaacacctatatataatcacatatttgaataaaaacaccaacaactgtaattgaaaactcaaaatctaaagataatatataagatcatGATTAATAACCAATGTATATGTACAACAGAAAATTCCtccactaactaaagtatacgtacaaactatctaacaaacaacaattagtacgaGACCGTCTGCCCTTCCAAAAATTATAGGAGTGCccgtccctacaaaaacttaattAAAAACTTCAAGCGGAAAAACTCAAAACCTAAATTAtgtacaaaaatcaactactaacttaactcaacaaaaaaaaaaacatttaaaagcttacacaaatctgctaacaaaCGCTGCCCATTTGGTTCGAATCTCGTCAATCTCCTCTTGTCTATATGCActtttggtattgaactacacacaaagagaaagatatggaaagtatgagtttagatcataaattgtaatatgtaaaaagtggaaatagaaacttacaaggctagtaatagaagtactagaattatgcactatctcatgtatgtacttttgcacgtagtacccacaccctacaaaatccaattgacgaggacactgcatgtatataaattgaatacaaattaatattatgtttcaTCGAAAATAAGTACGTGTAAATGCAAATTGcctttacaggtctccattttggagttgatcgatagcgttgtagatcatgtttcgcttgccatgtcttcaaccctctaaatattttgaaacattagaagacaataaagtgagataagaagtaataaagtgaatacacttacacatttatgactccattaatgtcttcattgactttacttCGAAGAGACTCCAAGACATAAACACAATTTTCACGAAGTTCAATGACATGCAACATCCAACGAAAACTACAATAAGCAACATCTTTaatgtgagtacacatttaagctcaatggaaaaaaattaatgtgttcatcttctttatttacccgatattatatggaattagcactttTTGTTCCAAGTTAGCTGCTTCTAGCTAgttggctaaatttctggaTCAAAGATCACGATCCttgatatgtgacgatatttttgattggtcaatgacaaaaaaTTTCCTTGCACAGTCACATTCATCCCAAAGATatctaagtaaaagcaaccatagttaaaatatcagcaaactaactacaacagtggtattggagataaagatgagtaaaagttgtcttatacttacgtaatatacgctagtatacacatataactgatttcaaccatgccgcagtaatgcaacaaatcttcacgagctaaataaacaaatttgtcacttccaaatattagctcgttcattgagttgcgaatcatgtctacatccttcatgttgttcacgacatgtctatttaaaagcttaatagTCCTGTTAACGTCAATATAATTTGAAGAGTACATGACATCCTTCCTGGTTGAATGCTCCTAGcacaaccaaggttctaaattcaaaatacatacacaaataaaatcaaaacttaaatagtaaaaaaagatacacacttgtttgtcattgatcTTAGAAACAAGCTGACGAGGAcattctataatgttacccaatgcttgatttaagGTCACTATCTTTCCCTACACTGGATTGagtatagtcaaattttctcccgtAACTATGTCTATTAAAACTTTAACATAGGGACAACTAATGTTATCCTCAACTACCATGGTTACtacaacaatattattaatggatcctaTAGACAACTGGCATGGTTttccctttacaaatattaaaagcatttttaagaacaattgatcctatatcattaaaaaaattaaaagtgacaacaaagtcaattacctcAACTCCTTTGTTGCTAGGTGTGTTGACCAGATTCTCATCGGCATCAAGATCTATGCTAATACTTTCAATGGATGACCTCGAGTGATTACTTCTCTTATTGTCACTTTTGCTTCTCgagtcatcctcttctttatgaCATATTTCAACTTCAGGAGTTATcattttctccttcccttttactgtattgaaatattgtgattgagagacAAAACCACCCACGCCTTTTACACGTCCACCGTGCTCCTTGAAACCCAATGCATCAGTCAAGATGTCCTCATTTTTATGtgttgcaactaattcatcctataaaacaatacaagtattttcatcatcagttaagttaacaaaagattatatattgtaatcataagtatacttacaatccgagaggcacaatctcgagtagcatcatcaaaataatcattatttctTCCTTTCCATGCTTTTTTCCAAAAAGTTGAACGATAAGAAACATCATGCATTATTTTCTACAACAAAAGATACATATCTAATTaacaacatattaagataaattctttaatttaattacaaatattcACTAGTTCATCAGCAAGATTAGCATATCCCTTACGAGACATGTGGTGATTGTATACGCATGtcgaccttctttccctttgaataCGACTATAATCCTGTACAACACATTAGTTTGTAGGTAGATATCAAAACAATATTAAAGTGAACatgtaatcaaaattatttacctctcattcttcacttagtacatgtaatcaaaatattgtttttatatatacattatataacagtacatgaaacaagatcctaatacaagacttaaataagaaattctaaactgcttctcagtcttcaaccttcaacctTCAACAATAGCCTcactatctacacaatcgcttagcttttaACCCGATATGTCTTCAACCATTCTAcaagaaatatcaaaataaaccatttaatctttagaattctAACAGAATCAACAATAATAGAAACCCAATTGTGAGACCCAAATTTGACATCCTTTTCCCCTCATCTTTCTTTTTGGCTCGTGAAACCATATAACGTGAAACATATGAAACAAAGGggataaataaaaatacaacTATAAAGTGATGAAGCACAAATAAAGGTATTAACAGAACTAGAATACAAGTCTCTTTTCATTCTCTTAAATACTACATACTGTTTCTTGATCTCGGCCATTGCCTTCTCTGCAAAGGCATCCACCTTGTCATCGTATTTCTCGTAGAACATGGGCACAGTGAAGAGCACAATAACTCCTGTTACACAttgatttgataaaaaaaagagtaaataaaATGCAAGACTTCAGAGAAGGTAAAGGAatacaaatttattaaaatactAAACTAAACTTTATTCACCCCTCTAGAATTGCCATAACGGTCCAACAATCGTAGCAAGAATCTCCACTATAATAATAACATGTACACAACAAATAGTAacgtataattttttttttctgagcAAGAAAACTAGAAGATATATAAGGTGTACTTGAATATCTCACTAGGTTGGTATATTCTTAACACCCTCAACATATCTCAAACTGAAATAGAAATTCATCctgtgaattaaaaaaaaaaccaaaaaagtacatgaagaacataacaTAGCCACCAACTTTATCAGCAGTATTCACCTCACCACGAGATAACAATTAGCTCAAAGAAGAGCTTACAATTGTTTATAATGAAAGTATTTAAactacatacatacatacataatcTTCATTATTAAATCTCTTTTCTTTGTCCCTCCACAGAGTATCTTACTCTTAATTCTATAAAATTTCCCATCAACAGCAACATTATTTTCATAGAGAGAAAGTTAAACAATTGAGAGAAAAATGACATGAAGCAAAAGTAAACAAAAAGTTCTACGTAGAATTATACACAAAGAAGACTACAAGGAAGTTAACACAATATCACCACCAGGCGACTACACAATACTTGGAAAAAAGAGAGTTAACTGGAGTAACTAAAATTGTCAAATGGCAAAAATCGTTGACAAAGATTCACGCTGTAACTTTTTGAATGGTTTTCCTTATGAGATATGATTGACCATTAAACATAAGTGTCTCTAAAATGTTCATAATAGTCTATTTCTAGTATTTGCTGCAAAAGTCTGAAACGAATACATAAACATGAGTATATTagtcaaaaaatttaaaaactcaAACACAACCAACAAAACTGCAAAGAGAGACTGATAGAAAACAAATGATCACATTGCCATATAAACATAAACTCACTAAGCCACTacaatgaattaaaaaaaattacgagcgaaagtaacaaaaaaaataccaaaagtTTATACTTTGGAACCAAAATGTAAGAGTGCAACTTGAATAGTTCCAAACACGAGCCAATATGAAAATTGCAACTCTTCCAACTTTTCTCTAGGGAGATTGTATAAACCTTTATCACTTAATTACTAAAATTCCATACAGTTCTTTAATATATGCTGCAGAACAGACCTCTAATTCAGAATATAAGATTACAacttaattaattcaaaaaattaCAACATACTAAACAACCAATAAAAATCAGTAGACAAACACACTACCACTGCAAAAAATAAGGATTACAGTGCATAACAAATGCAATGATAAACAAATCAACATTAGTAGTTAAGATGCAAAAAACAAGGATACACCCCGCATCATTACTGAGCATAACAAATCTATCACATAAGcacaaagataaatattgaGTTCTTAGTTCTCATTTCCTTTCAAGTCTTAGATGTAAGGTTGATAACAAGTGAAACGTTTTAGTTGAAACTTAAGcacaaagataaatattgaGTTCTTAGTTTTCATTTCCTTTCAAGTCTTAGATGTAAGGTTGACAGCTAGTGAAACGTTTTAGTTGAAACTTAGCAAACACAAACAGGACAAACTATTATTTAACGtattagtttaaatatatatctaatCTAAACTACACAAGTATTTCAAATAGGCAAAAATAAAAGTATGTTTAAAATTCAAACCTCACTACGATGTTTCTGCAACCAGTTGTAATACCCTGAATTCTTGAATAGATTAGCTATGAGTCGTATGCTTGTCCAAAGATTTGCAGCAATCACTGAAGCTATTGTTAGTGGGACTTGCATTATGCAGGGTCCCACTACCGGCGTAGTTGTAAAAGGCAGTCACCGCCGCAGCATTGGTTTAATTTGCTACATCTGGCAGCCCATGTGGCGCTGCGAACGTCTTTGCGAAGCCAATTTTCAAGGTCTGTTTAACACCGGTTCATCCGAAAAAACAAAGTTAATCAAGTATACAAAATCactattaaaaaaatcaacaaaaaaatcattaaaacaTTCCAGATGTAAACAACCAGCCGATCCCTCATGTTTAACCAAACAAAAAGAGTAACGAAAAAGAAGAATACTCAAAGTGAGAAGAAAGTTTGAATCCAAAATAGAACATGAAAGGAATTACtcaaatatgaaattcaaaacCAAACAGAATTTGCAACAAAAGTCACCTGAtggaattaaaataaataaataaataaagcaatGAATTGAGAGCTAATTCCAAACATTGAAACATACCAAAATTGACCAAGAAATGAATAGATTTTGAAGGTGGGGATCTATAGAAGGAAGAATCTAAAGATGAGAATCAGAGATCAGATCTGAATCAAAACCCTAATCTTATTAAGAGAAGAAAGGGGGAAAATATACAAATTTGCctaaccttttcttttatcttcATGAAGAAATGAAACTGAGAGAGAAAAATGAGTTGGCCAAATATGGAAGAAGAGATGCGATGAGATTGTAGATCGTAGAGATGCGAAATGAGAGATACGGAGGGAAGGAACGGAGGCGGATACTAGTTGGTTAAAGAAAAGCAACGTAAACCCTAAATTAAatggaaaatataaa is drawn from Cucumis melo cultivar AY chromosome 11, USDA_Cmelo_AY_1.0, whole genome shotgun sequence and contains these coding sequences:
- the LOC127143949 gene encoding uncharacterized protein LOC127143949; translation: MSRKGYANLADELDELVATHKNEDILTDALGFKEHGGRVKGVGGFVSQSQYFNTVKGKEKMITPEVEICHKEEDDSRSKSDNKRSNHSRSSIESISIDLDADENLVNTPSNKGVEEHSTRKDVMYSSNYIDVNRTIKLLNRHVVNNMKDVDMIRNSMNELIFGSDKFVYLAREDLLHYCGMVEINIFGMNVTVQGNFLSLTNQKYRHISRIVIFDPEI